A window of Megachile rotundata isolate GNS110a chromosome 11, iyMegRotu1, whole genome shotgun sequence genomic DNA:
TTGGCATAAAAATGCCCATGGTTCAAAACATGAAAGTAAATGTTCCTTATCAGACAAAAGCCAAGAAAGCTTATGTGATAAAGAATGACTTTCTAAACTACAACATAAGATtcattaaaatatgttatataaatttaaatattacataatttactTCTACAATTACCTTTTGTACAACCATAACATATCTTTTTGTGATGTTATTTGGGttggcaaatttgaaaaataatcttGAGACTCTGAGATAACAGGTGATAACGCTAAAGAAGGTTGTAGCCAATTTAAACCTTGTATAAAAATCCAACAATCTGGTTCTcccttataataaattttattattttcctctttttcttacttttaatattatcaaagtaCTGTTATTCCTCGTTATGTTTGTCATAATTATCATATgaaaacaatattaaataaaaatactaaaattgtttTACTTTGTTTCAATTTGACACACAGATAAAAAGAAGAcaagttattaaatataataatgaaatttactttataatttaaaataagttagaaacAATGAAAACAAGAGGATAAAGACTATCTTACATTTTGATTAAATATTCGACAGCCATGTTTGAATATACGCTCCATCACATTGTGAAGACGATTTAAACCGCCGTAAACATTCCATACGTTCAAAACGCCGTCAACCAATAAACCTTCTACAGTAGTACGAAGACTCTGTAGAAGTTGCCATTGCTCTCTAATATGGGCGTCGTCGCACATGCTCACAATCGGGAATCACTTGCTACATCAATTAACAAATTACTTATCGTTACGTAGTAAAATATTCTTTGACAAAGTTAACAATAGTTTTACATTAGGCAAACATTATGTATCGATATCAACAACGTTAACTTATACTATCGTAGATGTTCATCGAACTTCCTGTTACTGCATTGAGATATTGAGATTGCTGATTTTGACGTTACATCATTGTAAGGGATTTTATTACCCGTACGTCATCGTTTAACGTACGTGGAATCACATAACTATTTCCTTACATAGCTTTAGTGGAAGAAAACATATGTAAGATACATCAGATAGTATGTACCGCATTAACGTCAAGTAACACGCATGACATTTGCTAATAGGTTAGAAATTGGCGTATACGCTAGGTATTTCCCCGACACAAAAGAATGTACTTCCTTTGCGCATCTTGGCTAAATTCACAAGCCATTTCAGCATTAGTGTAGTACTAATCTACATTCCGATTCTTGCTTCGTGATTATATACACGGTGAACAAAAATTCATGAATACTGGAAAGAAATGATTATCATACAtaacaaattctgtaattttaaataatatatctgAAGTaagttattttcaaataaattattgaacgtATAACAAATGTTTTCGTAGAGGTATTAGTTTATACTGTAATATTCTGACAGAACATCTTTTCCCGCCAAAGATTTTAAAATCTACTCACGTGACCAGCAAGTAGTTACGGGCCACGATTCACAGTCGCTTTGCACCTCAAAACTAGTTTTACCGCAACTCGCCGGCGGAAAAGTAGTTCGTAGGATTGTGTTTCGTTCCTAATCCTGATTTATAACATAACTTCGTTTTTTCGGAACGGTTATTTCTCAATTAACAAAAATGTCTACTAAACCTGCATTCAAAGTGGGTAAGTACTAAAATCATGAACAAATTCCGAGTTACATTACTCAGCACATGGTCGTTGATTTGGAGCAAAAGTCGTAAACTTATTTTATGGTATTTAAAGATGCCATTTCTCGTACAATACATGGGAAGAATAGCAAAGAgcgtgttaaaatatttatggaCAATTAATTgtgaattaaattacaaaattgaaagaatCTAATACGACGATAAACGATGATTAACCTACACGACCATGTGTTTGTCAAAAAAAGTCTTTGCAACGCATATTGACATTGATTTTATCTAAAACGATCTCGCACaatagaatttaataaaaaattcattaattcaaaCCCAAATTTGATTGAACCGCAATCACGAAACAATTGAAAGTGTGTCGTAAGCGCCATCATTGATGTGCGTACGAAAATTCAAATCATTGTCTCAGTAAAATcgattgttaaataattttgttaattttatttgacagTTTGCTtataaagcaataaaaaattaattgattaataaattaacaaacaatttttttattaatcgtAGCTGATTTGTCGTTGGCGGAATGGGGACGGAAAGAAATCACTTTGGCAGAACACGAAATGCCAGGATTGATGGCTATTAGGAAGAAATATGGTCCTGAAAAGATTTTAAAAGGTGCACGAATTGCCGGATGTCTTCACATGACGGTGCAGACTGCAGTACTTATTGAAACCCTCATTGAACTTGGTGCCGAggtaagtttttaatttttattcgtatCGGAAGATTTCGCGCGCATTTTTTATCGGTACGATTCAGATTAATCGTTCGATTCGTATTATGACAATTTTATGAATACATGTTTCTTTATCTGTGATAATGCGAATTGTTCTCCTAATCTTTTATTTCAACTTATGATGAACATTTATCTTGTTCGTAAAAAGAAATGACACAAATAAATCGCATTTACACGTCAACGAAATCTTATCTTGTAGGATCATGACCTCGCATCTTTCGTAAGATCCGTTTACAATTGTATCAGACATTGAAAATACGTAGAATCTTTTTTTTCAATAGGAATTTAGATCAGATAATGCAACAAGAGTGTTTCTCTTTCATTGTAATGCAACACATTCTTcctttgtacaaaataaaaaagaagttaCCCTAACAACAAAATATACTTGCAATTTTTTCTACCAATTTGAACAAAAATCATGTGTTattgacatattttttatttatgtatacaatACTTTGACCTTAGTTCAACACTGAACTATATATATAATCTATCCTTATTTATAATCAAACTTCACAAAACATTGTATTGGATTCTTAAActtatcatacaatatcaaaCCTGGATGTTACACCTCAGAAACAACTTCTCCATGTTTCAACGTTACACAGACATCCATTGCCATCATACTGCTTACTCATTGGAAACACTTGATGCACACTCAACAGGGGTTACCGTGATTACTGATACGTTACCGCTCCTTCACTAGGTGCAATGGTCGTCGTGCAACATATTCAGCACGCAAGATCATGCGGCAGCTGCTATTGCAAAAGCAGGGATCCCTGTGTATGCGTGGAAAGGTGAAACCGACGAGGAGTACCTATGGTGTATAGAGCAAACCCTTGTCTTTAAAGACGGTCAACCGTTAAACTTGATCCTCGACGATGGAGGTGATTTGACCAATTTAGTTCACAATAAGTTCCCACAATACTTGGAAAACTGTCGAGGCATTTCCGAAGAGACCACTACAGGCGTTCACAATCTGTACAAGATGTTGAAAGAAGGCACACTGAAGGTCCCAGCGATAAACGTGAACGATTCAGTAACAAAGGTTCGTCATACATCATTCTCCGAGTATATCCCTGGATTCTATATGATTCCCTTCTGTCGAGCAGAGCAAGTTCGATAATTTGTATGGATGCAGAGAGTCATTAATCGATGGTATCAAGCGGGCAACAGACGTTATGATCGCTGGAAAGGTCTGTGTGGTTGCTGGTTATGGAGATGTTGGAAAAGGATGTGCTCAAAGTCTCAGAGCACTTGGTGGACGTGTGATTATCACCGAAATTGATCCTATTAACGCTTTACAAGCAGCCATGGAAGGATACGAGGTGATAACTAATGCTTTCAGAATTCAGACTAAAGGATCCTGAAACTTCCAATGTGGGTTACTCCTTGAACAGATTATTGCATGTTCTTCTTAGGTGACTACAATGGAAGAGGCATCAAATAAAGGACAAATATACGTTACCACTACAGGATGCAAAGACATCATAATGGGTAACCACTTTATAAACATGCCAGAGGATGCTATTGTTTGTAATATTGGTCACTTTGACTGTGAGATCGATGTTACGTGGCTGGAAAAGAACGCTGTCGAGAAAGTGAATGTCAAGCCACAAGTAGACAGATACACGCTGAAAAATGGAAGGTGGGCAATGAATATGTAGTGACTGCTCATATTTATGGTTTAACAAAACTTCAAAAAGAACAGTCATTCATTAAACAATCACCTGTTGCAAAAAATATGTGAATAATCATTTAAACAGGATAGGTCATCCATCGCTTCAGCTTCACGTTCGATTCTCCCGTTTCAGACACATCATTCTCCTAGCAGAGGGCCGTTTAGTTAATCTTGGATGCGCGACTGGACATTCCAGTTTCGTGATGAGCAACTCATTCACAAACCAAGTTTTGGCGCAGATAGAACTGTGGACTAAGACCGAATCCTATCCAGTCGGTGTTTATATGCTGCCAAAGAAATTGGACGAAGAGGTTGCAGCGTTGCATTTGAATCATCTTGGCGTGAAACTAACAAAATTATCAGAAGAACAAAGCAAATATCTTGGCGTACCTGTAGAAGGGCCTTACAAGGCGGACCATTATCGATATTAGTCGCTGAACACCTAATGGCTCATATGTACTTCTATCTATGTAATTAAAATGTGCCGGCGATAGTGTTTCGATTTGCATTATCGGCCGTTAATCTGTTAGTCATTCATTTATTAACATCACTCGATTGTCAAGTGTTCTGTTCAATCGATCAACGCCAACGCAGGAACTGTATTTTGTAGTACTACTTTTTTAATGTCTACAAACTTGCGTAGATGCAGCTatcgtttttaaataaaaggaatTTGTTTACGAGTCAGTTTCTTTGAAATGGAACAAAAAAATGTTACCACTCCTCCATTAGAAGTTAGACCTTTGCTAAAGGTAATATTACCCGGTATAAAGTTTATTGAGGCCTCTTTTCGTATAAGCAGAACAATTAGTATTTTCAGCTAGCTAGATGGACGCTGTTAGTTAGTGGCATAATTTACGGTATCGTTCAGAAGAGAAAATATACTGTGATAGAAAATAAGTtacgagaagaagaagagagagagaggcctGCTAGAGAAGCCCGTATGCGTTGTGAAAGACTTCGACGCAACGCCGGTACATTTTGCTATCATTTTTGTAATGTACATAATGCTTTTTATGTGTTATTCCCCTTGCAGCTGATATGGCAGAGCTGGAAAGAATATTTTTAGGAACAACTTCAACTGATACAACAGAAATACCGTGTAATGGAGACGTAACTTCAGAAGATAAGAGCTCAGTATCAGATAGTACAAAAGAAATAGTTGTTCCTTCAGACGATAACCAAGAAATACCAAACATGGATGAATTGGAAGAAACAGACATTTCTCCCGGTTATGACGCAGAAGATTTTGACGAGTAAAAAAACGATAAAAAGAATGTAATATAAAAGATGATTTTATGAAGTTAGCTGTAAATGAAATAAAGCCCCAAATTTGCAACAGACTTTAAAGAAAAAGACATGTTTATTATCCTGTCATAACATTCATTACTTTTCATCGCGATTATGTAcacttcttatttttttttatttacaattttaataaggtAGAACTTTCCTGTAAGCAATAGCATCCACAGCCTGTTGGACATAGTGTTTCGCTACTGAACCATTTTGCTAAATGCTGTGTGTGTCCTCCATGTCCACAGAAAACACAGAAGTTACTTGGACCTGAacataatgtattttaaattgaattttctcAAAAAAAGGAAGTGTGAAATATTCATAACTAAGACTCAATATACCTCTCACGGAAATATGACAAATTACACATTCTAAAGCTAATCGTTTGCAGCTTATACATTGAGGTCCTCTGCTAACTTTACCACACATTTGGCACTCGCTTTGAAACTCAACACCTTTGTGCGTGTCCAACGGAGTTGCACTCACGTGTTTTAATACTTGTGCACGCGCATCCAATAGTCTCCATCTATGTAATACTTCTGCATATGCTTTTTTGTATCCATCGTAAAGAGTAGTATATTTTTCGTCGAGCAATCTGCAAAACTGGTGTTGATATAGGTTCTTACTTCATACTATGATAGGAATGGAATTTAATCTTATACCTAATACTTTTTACAGAATCCCCAAACGAATCTTGAATTAACTTTAAATCATCTAATGAATCAGACCACGAGTTCGATCGGTGttgtttcaaattctgaaagttcCATCCTTCCAATGTGGTATCCGCTAAGTGAATTGTATGATACGGCGAACCACCAggctaaaaaaatatataaggcATAATATATTATAGCTTAACATGTTATGTTGAAATTAACATCAAaaacataatatacataattaacAAGATGAACAATATGTCTCTGATCACTTTCTGCGCAAAGATGTTTGTCTTCTgtataaaattgaaacattatcACAACAAACAGTACATCACATATAATTAGTTACTACCAACTACTAAATAGTATTAGTCAGAATACTGTAAAACAATTAGATACAACATTAAAAAGTTTGGCATTTTAAAATCAGGCATTGGCCAAACCTGCATGCTTTGTGATATCACGACACTTCCAGTCCGATGCTGTAAGGCAGTAACAAATATCATCATGATAAGTGAACCCTAAGAATCAAACATTTCAAACACGCACAAACTTAGAAAATTCGGAAACCATGCCTTACCTTCAACCACCACTTTCCTGTAGAAAGCCTCTATAACAAAGATAACATTGTATCAATTATCTGGTAACttcgaaaaatttataaagagaGTAATGAAATGAAACAGCAGATTACGTCGGTATAGTATGCCTTTTCGATTTACAAACACAGATAGTGAAGTAGGAAAACTTCTCTGAATACGTCTTAATTATTATGATGCAGTTTACTTTGAGatcttttttatacatttatagatCTGTAATATATGTCTCGCTTTTATGGTATAGATAACGCATATGATACCGTCGTATCGCAACAGCAGATCGTATTTACATTGTTCAATTATTTCTCATGCACTGAAAGAGTTGCGTGCTGAGTATGAAAGATGTGATATACTGCGATTCGAATAGGCTAACATCGAAACACGAATAAAtgattatatttaaaaagtaaCCTTGAATATCGAGATGTTCAACATGTTTTATGAACAGAAGACAAATGATCAAGACATTTAACACACATCAGTTTTTAATGATACTATAAAAATAGTGCTCGTGCTAGACCATGCTAGAACTCAACACTCACGTATGAATATAACATACTTACACTAACGTTGATAGATTTGCTACTTAGTCGTGTTTGAGAAATATCAGGATTTTCCGAACGATAACTAAATGCACAACTCAGCATACCTGCCATTTGAATATCTGACTGATTGGCATAATGCTGTATCCTAGGATAAATGATAAATAACTATGATCATATGTGCAcaacaatataaataatttctttattacTTACAAGGAATGAATCAAATTTTGACCAAAAGGATGTAAAGGCCATGGGGCATCGATATCAGGTGACTGACAAGAATTTTGTCCCACGTTCGCAACTGGCTGTGAAATAACGAGAGCAGCCAAACACCATGCCTGAACTAAATCTGGACGTTCTAGTGCCGCGGCAATATTTGCATTATATTGACACATTGCTGGGATGTCAGTAATATTAATGCTACGAATCAAACAAGATTAAAAGatcttataataaaaaagatatGCAGCAATTAcacatgaaatataaaattattcattgcaCTTACACATATTTCTCAGCTAGCTCTTTGTTAACGAAAAATAATGACGAGGCAtcatatattattaccataaaatgataatttttacAACATGACCTGTAGGTCATTCTGTTCGTATTGTGTAATCCTCGACTTATTTTCTGTGAATTTCAAAACATCTCTTTGTATAATGTTAAGCAGCATTGGTAAATATCTTACACTTTCATGATCTTCATCAAAGTCACTACCACTTACACGATCTTGAAAATAAAACGAACTTATAGGAATGTTATCATTCGACTGTACATAGGAGTTCGAATACATGTGTATAAAGTGTTCTCCATTGCCAATCCCATTTCCTAAAGCAGAAAGTGCTCTAGGTGTGGTATTTTCAGGTTTCATTGATGACCTTCTGGTGTACGAAGCGCGACCAAAACATACAAGTATTCCTATTGAAACATTGAATTGAGCCCCAGTACACAaattatttgatcatttttacgaTTTTGTTTACATACCCACACAACAAAATTTAGCACCAGAAGTTCTAGGAAACGGTATATTGGCATCTTGATAATTAGTGTATATGTTAGAAGAACCTAAGAAATTTGCATTATCCTGAATGTCGTATCCTAAATGACTACTTTCATTTTCGTCCTTTTTACATGTCTACAGAAATAGAAAAACTATTATTCAAAACGAACGTCAACCATATGACGAAAAATAAGTTTTATCTTTACTTGCTCTAAAGTTGTAATTAATTGTCTAAGGCAGGGTTCTAAACATGATCTGTTCTTTTTAACACGCTGCTGAGCAGTCTgttttaaaacttttaataatttcgtcATTGTTGTATTATCAATTGTTGTTCCAGGACAAAACTGAAATGTGGGTTGTGCACTGTATGGATAATTTGGAGGgaaatttacttttaatatCACATTGTAACTTTTGTTGGATGCTGTTACAGTACAACTACGTTCTACAGCATCCATTTCATTAACCTAAAATAATAGAAACGTTTATTCTCATATATTTATACTGTTATATCATGTTATATTACCTCTATATTGGgtatattcatatttatcaaAGAGAATTCTTGCTGCAAGGTCTTTGGTTGTGTAGGAGAcgatatttctttattattttcgaTATATGTATCTGATTCAGAATTCAATGTCGGTTCATCTACTTTTGTTGTTATACAACTCACTTCGCGATCATTTTGAGTATCGTTAAGTTGCAGTTGCTGGACGGATTGTAATGTTCCTAAATCAAAAGCACATATTAATTAGTTAAAATTTTGACTACAAAAAATGTACTATATTTACAAGCAAAATATACgcacttatattattatcttcAGAATACTGAGTATAAATAGATGTATTATCATCTATGCCATGTCCACATAACTAAAATGTTATTGTTCtagattatttttatacaaacaaTAGTTACCGTTTattatgtaatatgtacatatatatacacctACTTTTTTTAAAATGGGATCAATTTTATATATCCTTAAACATTGATCTTTTGACCAAGTAATCAATTCAAAATcactattttctaatttttgatgCCTCCATTGAAACTCAAGAACAACATCAGTATGTCCTACAAAAGTATAAATAGGTGCACTGAGGTTCGTTATGTTCCATAATAACAGACTATTCTCTCCTCGTCGTAATTGCGGTACTACTATTGTTACCAATCCCTCCCCAAATGGCTGTGGATGATTTAacttttataattacaaataaaattaaatttcattaaatagaATGTTATTTTTACCGTATATCTAGCCCTCCACACTGGTGAATTTGTTGTCAAAATGCTCTCTGCTCTACGTGGATTACTAATATCAAAGATTTTCACTGTACAATCTTGACTAGAAGTAGCCAGTTGATTTTGTTGGAATGGACACCAATCTAAACCATGTATCTAAAATAACTTTggtgtaaataattattgtaatgatGTTGTCAAATAGAACAGAAATATTCACTTTTGTTAAGTGAGCAGCTATATACTGCATAGGGCTATTTCCTTTTCGTTGATCCCATATTTTAATGTCCCCATCATGAGCCGTAGCTAACATGTTAGGAGATAAAGCATTCCATCTTACTTGGGAAGAACCAGCTGTAACATGGTCATTTATAATTACATTCAAATGTTTAGAACAATAGCTTTTTATCAACTTCTTAAGTATCCCAAAGTATATTTACCTACTGCAGACAAAGATAAACAAGGCCTTCTTTGATCCCTTACATCCcaaatatgtataaatgtatCAATACTACAAGAAGCAACAATATCTGGTTCCTTAGGATGCCAGTTTAAgtcacttactactcttgtatGTGCTTTAAGACTATTTGTTGTTTGTAAGTCATAACAGCCAACTCCATTAAGAGATAATATTTCGATACGTGTATTACTCTACAATCAAagtttaaataaacattttatgaTATATGCTTGAAATACATAATACTCAATTTCTTACCGATACAGCACACAGGTGAGAATTTGTACTTGTAGGATTCCATTCAGCCGAGCCAACTTCGTATTTGCTttgtctttgaaatttttttaaggtATCAGCACCTTCATCTAGATGTTTCACTGCGAAATACCGACGTCTACAAACATGTGAGAAAGACAGACACATTAAAAAAAAGCCTGTATAAAGTAAACAGTCTTTGTATTCATAATTTCTTACCCAGCAAGTAATACGTAATTGCCAGTCGCGTCCACGGCCATAGTATTAGCCTACGAATGATAAAGATAATTGAATAGTTAAGAACACtcaattattataatgaataaaaaataaacgaatCATTTCATGAAGCTATTGTAGGAATACATTTCTATTTCATAAAACAACGTGCCTGTAAATCGCGATGCTCCGTGACCACATAGTCGCTACCCCAACGTTTTGACATTTTACCAGTAAATTCGAATTCCTGTCAGCATTATGCAAGGTTAGAAATAAACCGAGTACGCAACCAGAGTtaaattgtatgtattttatttcacagaTGATCGGATCCTTTTCGCGCAGCTCGACTGAGCTTGGAAAGCTGCTTGGTGGGGAGACCCCACTAGTCTGTTCTTTTGCTAGTATTATATACATAGAGTGGATAGTAATATATAGAAtgagagaatttgaaaaatttgggaacattaggattttaaatttttggaaattttttaattttgtcgaTAAAATAAAAGGCTACTAAGTATATAAATCTAGCGTCTTAATCGTAAGAGCGCTTGCGCGTTAATGTTAATTACGAATCTTCCTAGAACCTATCAGAACCAACCTGCGCAGAAATAATCGAAATCTGGTTATTCGGAGGTTCCATTACCCGCGAAATAGAGTACACATATATACAACCATGGACACATTCAAAGTTGCGTACGTGATATGCTGCAACGCGTTCTGTACACACACATTCTTATCATTGCTTTCCCATTGGTTGAacaaaatacacatatgtacttaCACACTAACAAATGTTAGCAAGGGGTTACCACCAGAGGGGGAACGAAGTAAAAAGAGCAAAAGGGAGAGCAAGATAATTAAAGAGAGAGAAGTTTAAGACGCTTCGCTGTGCTATTTCTGTCACGTATATATTCGCTGTTGCATATAGGTGTACTGACATCGAGAACACAAATAGTTAGTAAACGGTGCGAAATAGGGGTAAAGAAAGATTGAAGTTTGTATTATCTTTGATTACTGCATCGTAGTTTGGTCGGATTTTGGGTGTTTTTCTTTGACAGTGATCGTGATACTTGAAGTGATAGTGACAACAATGTCCGTGATTATGGATTGTTTTTGTCAGTAGCGGACGTGTAAAGGTTGTTTATCGCTTTGTTTGGCTGACTTCTGACAAAAGATTCTGATCTATCATTTTTTCTTATCTTCGTGAAACGTTCACCGGCGAACTTTCTGTTTAGCGTAAATTTTTGGTCGGAGAAACGGTGTCTTTTGTTTCTCAAGGGTAGTCGTCCGTCCTTTACACCGTTTCCCTCTCTTTACGCCTGCACGTCATTCGCGCGGTGCAAGAAGGCAACAACTCGTCACGGCTAAAGCTTGATCCAAGGACCGATTGCTGAAATCGGGACTATACGCAGACGGTAAATTCGTCTTGATATCTTTAATTAGAGATCTGTGATGTACAAGTTCGGCGCCGCGGGAAAAATCATAACGTCCACGATTAATTTCGTACACTCAAAGAGGAAAGGAATTTTcatatacataaaaaaaatgtacaaagacTCGATAAGTCTTCGAAGTAgtagaaattttttaaccttTCGATTATATTGAACTATCTTGGCTGTGCGACTGAGAAACGAGGCCAAGTTTTGTCAAGAAGTACGCTAAAGGTCATCGACTCCTGTGCAACGTAATGGAGTATTAATGACAAAAGCGTTCCGATAGGAGATGCACCAAGAGTATTCAGTACAGAGACACCCTGTTTATCTGATGTAAGGAAAACCACTGTTCTTGGCAAGATGAAGTTGCTTGAAAGTACACGTTTCGAAGCTATAAACAGTGCCTTGTCCATCAAAACTGGAGACAGCAAAATAATAGGCAGGTGAGATGATTGGATCAATGTCTATCAGATTATTCAGAAGCTGTTATGCGATAATAAATGCCAAATTCTATTTCCAGAATAGAGAGTTACTCTTGCAAAATGGCTGGAAATGACAAACAGCTGTATAAACGTTTCAATGCTGAACAAGGTTTCACTCCACATGATCTTCAAGCACTATCACCACCACAAACATCTTTGGGAACGTCACCTGCTCAAGGATACTTTAGGTACTAAAAGTTTCAGGATCAATATAAATCATtacaaatacataaaaaataagatattattcttttacttataaaataaaatatattacaatgaaaaagaaaaaaaaaacaaaatcaatTATTGTAAGAAGCCTATATTTACTTTTTGATTATTTTTGTTACCtgtacattaatttaataacaatcttCTTATGTTTTTATGTATGCAGTCGTAGCGTTTCCGGCGACGAAGATGGCCCACTGTGTGACACAATCAGTAGGAAAACGTTATTCTATTTGATTGCCACTTTAAATTCAGCTTTTCACCCAGATTATGATTTCTCTGATGCTAAGAGCCACGAATTCAGTAAAGAACCAAGCTTGCAATGGGTGATGAATGCTGTAGACAGTAATTTAAGCGCAACGGCGGGAGATCATTATCGCACTCTCCGAACAGCACTTTGGGCCGCTATTGATGATGAAATATCATTAAG
This region includes:
- the Wdr59 gene encoding WD repeat domain 59 isoform X3, with protein sequence MSKRWGSDYVVTEHRDLQANTMAVDATGNYVLLAGRRYFAVKHLDEGADTLKKFQRQSKYEVGSAEWNPTSTNSHLCAVSSNTRIEILSLNGVGCYDLQTTNSLKAHTRVVSDLNWHPKEPDIVASCSIDTFIHIWDVRDQRRPCLSLSAVAGSSQVRWNALSPNMLATAHDGDIKIWDQRKGNSPMQYIAAHLTKIHGLDWCPFQQNQLATSSQDCTVKIFDISNPRRAESILTTNSPVWRARYTPFGEGLVTIVVPQLRRGENSLLLWNITNLSAPIYTFVGHTDVVLEFQWRHQKLENSDFELITWSKDQCLRIYKIDPILKKLCGHGIDDNTSIYTQYSEDNNIRTLQSVQQLQLNDTQNDREVSCITTKVDEPTLNSESDTYIENNKEISSPTQPKTLQQEFSLINMNIPNIEVNEMDAVERSCTVTASNKSYNVILKVNFPPNYPYSAQPTFQFCPGTTIDNTTMTKLLKVLKQTAQQRVKKNRSCLEPCLRQLITTLEQTCKKDENESSHLGYDIQDNANFLGSSNIYTNYQDANIPFPRTSGAKFCCVGILVCFGRASYTRRSSMKPENTTPRALSALGNGIGNGEHFIHMYSNSYVQSNDNIPISSFYFQDRKISRGLHNTNRMTYRSCCKNYHFMVIIYDASSLFFVNKELAEKYVINITDIPAMCQYNANIAAALERPDLVQAWCLAALVISQPVANVGQNSCQSPDIDAPWPLHPFGQNLIHSLIQHYANQSDIQMAGMLSCAFSYRSENPDISQTRLSSKSINVSRLSTGKWWLKPGGSPYHTIHLADTTLEGWNFQNLKQHRSNSWSDSLDDLKLIQDSFGDSVKSIRLLDEKYTTLYDGYKKAYAEVLHRWRLLDARAQVLKHVSATPLDTHKGVEFQSECQMCGKVSRGPQCISCKRLALECVICHISVRGPSNFCVFCGHGGHTQHLAKWFSSETLCPTGCGCYCLQESSTLLKL
- the Wdr59 gene encoding WD repeat domain 59 isoform X4 encodes the protein MSKRWGSDYVVTEHRDLQANTMAVDATGNYVLLAGRRYFAVKHLDEGADTLKKFQRQSKYEVGSAEWNPTSTNSHLCAVSSNTRIEILSLNGVGCYDLQTTNSLKAHTRVVSDLNWHPKEPDIVASCSIDTFIHIWDVRDQRRPCLSLSAVAGSSQVRWNALSPNMLATAHDGDIKIWDQRKGNSPMQYIAAHLTKIHGLDWCPFQQNQLATSSQDCTVKIFDISNPRRAESILTTNSPVWRARYTPFGEGLVTIVVPQLRRGENSLLLWNITNLSAPIYTFVGHTDVVLEFQWRHQKLENSDFELITWSKDQCLRIYKIDPILKKLCGHGIDDNTSIYTQYSEDNNIRTLQSVQQLQLNDTQNDREVSCITTKVDEPTLNSESDTYIENNKEISSPTQPKTLQQEFSLINMNIPNIEVNEMDAVERSCTVTASNKSYNVILKVNFPPNYPYSAQPTFQFCPGTTIDNTTMTKLLKVLKQTAQQRVKKNRSCLEPCLRQLITTLEQTCKKDENESSHLGYDIQDNANFLGSSNIYTNYQDANIPFPRTSGAKFCCVGILVCFGRASYTRRSSMKPENTTPRALSALGNGIGNGEHFIHMYSNSYVQSNDNIPISSFYFQDRVSGSDFDEDHESKISRGLHNTNRMTYRSCCKNYHFMVIIYDASSLFFVNKELAEKYVINITDIPAMCQYNANIAAALERPDLVQAWCLAALVISQPVANVGQNSCQSPDIDAPWPLHPFGQNLIHSLIQHYANQSDIQMAGMLSCAFSYRSENPDISQTRLSSKSINVSRLSTGKWWLKPGGSPYHTIHLADTTLEGWNFQNLKQHRSNSWSDSLDDLKLIQDSFGDSVKSISFADCSTKNILLFTMDTKKHMQKYYIDGDYWMRVHKY